The stretch of DNA GGAGTGCCAATGCCCCCTGCCCCTTCTTAACCCGGCAAGGCAAGCGCGCGACGGGCCGCTTGTTCTGCCTTCCCACAACAGGAAGCCCGTCATGGTCCCCATTGCCCGCCGTATCAGCCTTGCGCTTTGCCTGATCCTTGCTGCCTGTGGGGCTGCCGTGCCGGCCCATGCCCAGAGCTGGGCCGAGAGCTGGTTCGACAATGTCACCTATAGCTCGCCCGGCACCTTTGCCGACCAGACCCGCGGCTATGTCACCGCAGGAGGCATGTCAGGCCGCGTCGATGTCCATGACGATTATCTGATGTCCTTGAGCCTACCCAAAGTGAAAGCGGGCTGCGGCGGAATCGACATGTTCCTTGGCGGCATTTCGTTTCTCGACCCGGACTATCTGGTGCAAAAGCTTGAGACCATCCTTCAGGCCGCCCCGGCCGTCGCCTTCCAGTATCTCCTCGAAACGCTCGACGAGAAGATGGGCAATATCATCTCGAAGATGGAGGCGGCCACCAACTTCCTGAACTCGATCCAGGTAAACGATTGCCGCCTGGCCAACCGCATGGTCCAGATCGCCAAGGGCGATGACAATATGTCGGGCATCGTCGAGGAAATGACGGGCTACAAATCGGTACGCGAGGGCTTTGCCAAAAGCTGGCAGCAAAGCCGCGAGAAGATCCAGTCCAACAAGGGCAATCCGACCGAGGATCTCAAGGATGCGCTCGCCAATTGTCCGGCCGAGGTGACCGATATTTTCCGGACAGGCTCACTGCTTCAGCACGCTGCCGCGCGGGTCGGCGCCTCGGACTGGGCCGGGGTGATGCGTGCCCGGATCGGCGATGTCTATATGCGCTGGGACACCAATGACAAAGTGCCGCTGTTCTCGGCGATCCCCTCCTGCCCGCATCAGGATACCGAGAGCGCCGATGATTTCCTGACAGGACGTGTGCCCACGCGGGCGCTCAATATTCCCGCGACCGCTGCCGACTGCTCCGTGAATGGTTCCGGGCGCGGTGCGCTCGTGCTGGCGCGCGACAGAATGGAAACAATCGCCACCAAGATCCGCACCCGCTCGGCGCTCTCCACCGAAGAAAAGCAGTTCGTCGCCAATGTCAGGACGCTACCGGTCTACCGCCTGCTCGAATGGGGCGTGCGGCAAGGCGTGATCGACAGCGTGATCGCCGACACCGATGAACTGGTGGCACTTACCCTCGCTTATCAGATGCTCAATGATCTCACGCGTTCGATCGACTTTGCACTCCAGAATGCCGAGCGCGGCACGACGGCAGCTGGCGCATCCGATGGTGAAAGCGCCAATATCTGCCAGACGCGGATCCTCTCAAAAGGGATCGAGCAGCTTCGCGACCTGCGCGAGGAAGTGCTGCGCCAGCGCGCGCAGATGCGCCAGTCCTACATGGCCGCCATGAGTCAGGCGAACCTGTCGGCCAATTATGCCGGGGTCGTTCGGCAACGCGATCACGATGCCCGCAATGCCGCCGGCGCCAGCCACAACCAATGAGGTGTCCGATGCGCAAATTGCTCCGAACCCTGCTTGCATTGCTCGGCATGGCCATCGCCACACCCGCATGGGCGGTGGATGCCAGCTATCATACGTGGGACGGCTTTTCCGAGACGGTCGATGCTTTCCGGATCGTGGCGCTGATCTTCAGCGATCCGCGCTACGAAACGCTGGTGGTGATCATCGCTGTCGCCGGTATCGGACTTGGAGCTGTCCTCGCCGGAATTCGCGGCTCCGGCATGGGCCTTGTCGCCTTCGGTTTTCAGATGCTAGTTGGCATCGGCCTCTTCGCAGGGATGATCGCCACCTCCGGCACGGTCCATGTCTATGACCGGGTCCGCAACGCCTATCAACCCGTCGGCGGGGTGCCCAATCTCATCGTGCTGGTAGCAGGCGTCACCAATCTGATGGAACTTGCACTTGCCGAGACGATCGATGACAACACCAGCGATCCCAATGCCAAGCTGGAGTTCGGCGCTGGTGGGCACAGTTTCGATCTGTTCCTGAACGCCGTCTCGCCGCGCAGCCCTATCGTCGACTCCTTTCTCGACGCGAGCGTGAAAGACTATGTCCGGCAATGTTATCCTGTGGCCCGGGTATCGCCTGCCTACGGCGTGGATGACGATCAGCTCTTCCGTACCTCGACCGACCTGCCGGCATCTTTCTCAGCCATGGCGGGTCCGGCAACCTTTTCGACCGTCTATAGCGCCGGCGACAAGGCGGGAACCACCATGTCCTGCGAAGCGGCATGGACCTATATTGCTGACAAGCTTGCCGATCCTACGCTGTTCGACACCTATAGCGATCAGATCTGCGCGCGCACCGGCTTCGATGTGACCCAGACCACGCAGCGCGATCGGTGCCGCCAGCAGATAGACGCGCTGGGCGGGATAATGCTCGGTCAGTCGATGAGCCGTCAGAAATTCCTGACCAATGTCTTTCTTGGGCAGACTGTCGGTGACGTTCTGTTCGAGGATTCACCAGCTGCTGCCGCGCGCGTGATGGCCAACCGTGCCATCGAGTCCAATGGTCTGGCGACGCTTTCGACGGCAAACGAATGGATGCCGACCATTCGCGCTTCCGTCTTTGCCATCATGCTGATGATGTTGCCGATCGCGCTGCTGTTCATTCTGACACCCATCAACCTCCGGGTTGCCAGTTTCGCCTTCGGGCTATTCGTCTTTGTGGCGCTATGGGGCGTGATCGATGCCGGGATCTATCAGCTAACGCTTGGCCGGGCGATAGGGGTGCTGGCTGAGTTGCGGGCAACCAAGGTCGCGACCGACACCTGGATTCTGGCGCCTTCGGCAGCGATGAAGGCACTTGCGATCTTTGGTTCGTTCCGCACTGCTGCGGCCGGTCTTGCCGGGGCCTTTGTGTTCACGGTGTTCCGCTTCAGCGGCAATGTGTTCACCGCCTTCACCTCAGGTTCGCTCGGGGTTCAAGGCCAGGGCAGCGCGGCGGCCGCGACAGTCGGAACCAGCGAAGGCTATGCCAATGCTCTTGAGGTGCAAGGTTCGGCGACAGGCACCATGGCGCGTCGCTCTGCGGCTTCCAGCTTCGGGGATTTTGGCGAGCGCAGCAGTTTCGGGCTGGACCGGGCGTTTGCCTCCTCGGGCTCGGTGCTGAGCGAGCATGGCGGCGGCGCGTCCGGCACAGCAGCCTCCGGCCTCGGGCAGGCCGATGCTGCGCGGGAATTGGGCGGTCTTGCCCCAGCCCTTGCCGGTCGTGACCTGAGCGATCCGGCAACGGCCCGCGCCATTCGCGCCAATGCCGCGACATCGGCCATCCACAATTTCGCGCAAGGTGACGCGCTGCGCAAATTGGGGATTAGCTACTTTGGCGAAGGGCAAACAGGGGAACGCGCTTTTGCTGCCTTTGCGCAGAAAATGGTGCAGTGGAAGGCGTTTGGCGACAATCGGGCCTATGACATGATGCTCACTGGCGCCCAGCGGCATTTTGAACGAACTGGATATTCGGCCAGGGATGCGAGCCTCAAGGCCTCGACCGTCATTGCGCAGGCCTCGGCCGATACGAGCTTTGCCAAGCTCACTGCCAATGCCTTCGATCAGGAAAAGATGCTGCGCAACGATCTTACGGGCGCGCAAGTTCAGGTCGGTGCCATGGAAGGCAGACGTGATTATGCAGGCGAAAGTGTGGCCAGTGTCGAGCGCGGCAATGTTGCCACCGAGCAAGCGCATCGGACGGGGCACAATCGGGGGCAAAGGCAAGCCGCCTCAATGCTCGGTCTTTCCGTGACGGAAACCAGTCGGCGCATAGGACTTATCAATGCGCTTTCAGGCGAAGCGCGCTCGAGCGCTGTCAGCCAGCTTGCACATGCCACGAGACGCAGCGAAGCGCAGGTCC from Novosphingobium humi encodes:
- a CDS encoding conjugal transfer protein TraH, translating into MVPIARRISLALCLILAACGAAVPAHAQSWAESWFDNVTYSSPGTFADQTRGYVTAGGMSGRVDVHDDYLMSLSLPKVKAGCGGIDMFLGGISFLDPDYLVQKLETILQAAPAVAFQYLLETLDEKMGNIISKMEAATNFLNSIQVNDCRLANRMVQIAKGDDNMSGIVEEMTGYKSVREGFAKSWQQSREKIQSNKGNPTEDLKDALANCPAEVTDIFRTGSLLQHAAARVGASDWAGVMRARIGDVYMRWDTNDKVPLFSAIPSCPHQDTESADDFLTGRVPTRALNIPATAADCSVNGSGRGALVLARDRMETIATKIRTRSALSTEEKQFVANVRTLPVYRLLEWGVRQGVIDSVIADTDELVALTLAYQMLNDLTRSIDFALQNAERGTTAAGASDGESANICQTRILSKGIEQLRDLREEVLRQRAQMRQSYMAAMSQANLSANYAGVVRQRDHDARNAAGASHNQ
- a CDS encoding conjugal transfer protein TraG N-terminal domain-containing protein, which translates into the protein MRKLLRTLLALLGMAIATPAWAVDASYHTWDGFSETVDAFRIVALIFSDPRYETLVVIIAVAGIGLGAVLAGIRGSGMGLVAFGFQMLVGIGLFAGMIATSGTVHVYDRVRNAYQPVGGVPNLIVLVAGVTNLMELALAETIDDNTSDPNAKLEFGAGGHSFDLFLNAVSPRSPIVDSFLDASVKDYVRQCYPVARVSPAYGVDDDQLFRTSTDLPASFSAMAGPATFSTVYSAGDKAGTTMSCEAAWTYIADKLADPTLFDTYSDQICARTGFDVTQTTQRDRCRQQIDALGGIMLGQSMSRQKFLTNVFLGQTVGDVLFEDSPAAAARVMANRAIESNGLATLSTANEWMPTIRASVFAIMLMMLPIALLFILTPINLRVASFAFGLFVFVALWGVIDAGIYQLTLGRAIGVLAELRATKVATDTWILAPSAAMKALAIFGSFRTAAAGLAGAFVFTVFRFSGNVFTAFTSGSLGVQGQGSAAAATVGTSEGYANALEVQGSATGTMARRSAASSFGDFGERSSFGLDRAFASSGSVLSEHGGGASGTAASGLGQADAARELGGLAPALAGRDLSDPATARAIRANAATSAIHNFAQGDALRKLGISYFGEGQTGERAFAAFAQKMVQWKAFGDNRAYDMMLTGAQRHFERTGYSARDASLKASTVIAQASADTSFAKLTANAFDQEKMLRNDLTGAQVQVGAMEGRRDYAGESVASVERGNVATEQAHRTGHNRGQRQAASMLGLSVTETSRRIGLINALSGEARSSAVSQLAHATRRSEAQVLHALETYNVASQVGTADGVTAGARREGSSVYGRTREAAGYDFAERSGKLDAQREVGPDGTRNSARIGEQRRQADNAGFAQGAGADGATVREAARLDSFIRALAGTAGNRLDMAEGGAGSIADRARNERLTGIVDKERLSRIQTLLQDHGITMSKRQIAMDQNGDVSLNLTPQLAADMWRGGLINQNQLGAVANGGHARFSFTHNDLLVSSSTGFSQSARNDTSTRFEAGKQAGPDTIEHFLGSGAQGQAAMANWLRGGFEMDRRGNWRLKPQVADTLERDVTAIMVQTGWQRSLSRSAEHQTSDNQTISGDLTASITRGVGSGSAKGGQKGTGANSTGTLSGRLGADISDRGIAAVSARSSLDIVNYDVREAIASAERAATRSSHPEEAFAKELNQRVLGKDGLRNQYLEQADFGRGTLDVTGPVISMEQSSVLNSGRLQLDRDHGLADGDPEFKVRRDP